Proteins encoded by one window of Ictidomys tridecemlineatus isolate mIctTri1 chromosome 7, mIctTri1.hap1, whole genome shotgun sequence:
- the Has2 gene encoding hyaluronan synthase 2, whose product MHCERFLCILRIIGTTLFGVSLLLGITAAYIVGYQFIQTDNYYFSFGLYGAFLASHLIIQSLFAFLEHRKMKKSLETPIKLNKTVALCIAAYQEDPDYLRKCLQSVKRLTYPGIKVVMVIDGNSDDDLYMMDIFSEVMGRDKSATYIWKNNFHEKGPGETDESHKESSQHVTQLVLANKSVCIMQKWGGKREVMYTAFRALGRSVDYVQVCDSDTMLDPASSVEMVKVLEEDPMVGGVGGDVQILNKYDSWISFLSSVRYWMAFNIERACQSYFGCVQCISGPLGMYRNSLLHEFVEDWYNQEFMGNQCSFGDDRHLTNRVLSLGYATKYTARSKCLTETPIEYLRWLNQQTRWSKSYFREWLYNAMWFHKHHLWMTYEAVITGFFPFFLIATVIQLFYRGKIWNILLFLLTVQLVGLIKSSFASCLRGNIVMVFMSLYSVLYMSSLLPAKMFAIATINKAGWGTSGRKTIVVNFIGLIPVSVWFTILLGGVIFTIYKESKKPFSESKQTVLIVGTLLYACYWVMLLTLYVVLINKCGRRKKGQQYDMVLDV is encoded by the exons ATGCATTGTGAGAGGTTTCTATGCATCCTGAGAATAATTGGAACCACACTTTTTGGAGTCTCTCTCCTCCTTGGAATCACAGCTGCTTATATTGTTGGCTATCAATTTATCCAAACGGATAACTACTATTTCTCTTTTGGACTGTATGGTGCCTTTTTAGCATCACACCTCATCATCCAAAGCCTATTTGCCTTTTTGGAGCaccgaaaaatgaaaaaatccCTAGAAACCCCCATTAAATTGAACAAAACTGTTGCTCTTTGCATCGCTGCATATCAAGAAGATCCAGACTACTTAAGGAAATGTTTGCAATCTGTGAAGAGGCTAACCTACCCTGGGATTAAAGTCGTCATGGTCATCGATGGGAACTCGGACGATGACCTTTACATGATGGACATCTTCAGTGAAGTCATGGGCAGGGACAAATCAGCTACCTACATCTGGAAGAACAACTTCCATGAAAAGGGACCTGGTGAGACAGACGAGTCACATAAAGAAAGCTCTCAGCATGTAACCCAATTGGTCCTGGCCAACAAAAGTGTTTGCATCATGCAAAAATGGGGTGGAAAAAGAGAAGTCATGTACACGGCCTTCAGAGCCCTGGGTCGAAGTGTGGATTATGTACAG GTGTGTGATTCAGATACTATGCTTGACCCTGCTTCATCTGTGGAGATGGTGAAAGTTCTAGAAGAAGACCCCATGGTTGGAGGTGTTGGGGGAGACGTACAG ATTTTAAACAAGTATGATTCCTGGATCTCCTTCCTCAGCAGTGTGAGATACTGGATGGCCTTTAATATAGAGAGGGCCTGTCAGTCTTATTTTGGGTGTGTCCAGTGCATTAGTGGACCTTTGGGAATGTACAGAAACTCCTTGCTGCATGAGTTTGTGGAAGACTGGTACAATCAGGAATTTATGGGCAACCAGTGTAGTTTCGGTGATGACAGGCATCTAACGAACCGGGTGCTGAGTCTGGGCTATGCAACAAAATACACAGCTCGATCCAAGTGCCTTACTGAAACGCCTATAGAATATCTTAGATGGCTGAACCAGCAGACCCGTTGGAGCAAGTCCTACTTCCGGGAGTGGTTGTACAATGCCATGTGGTTCCACAAACATCACTTGTGGATGACCTACGAAGCCGTTATCACtggattctttcctttctttctcattgCCACAGTAATCCAGCTCTTCTACCGGGGTAAAATTTGGAACATCCTCCTCTTCTTGTTAACTGTCCAGCTCGTGGGTCTCATAAAATCATCTTTTGCCAGCTGCCTTAGAGGAAATATCGTCATGGTCTTTATGTCTCTCTACTCAGTGTTATACATGTCCAGTTTACTTCCTGCTAAGATGTTTGCAATTGCAACGATAAACAAAGCTGGGTGGGGCACATCTGGAAGGAAAACCATTGTTGTTAATTTCATAGGACTCATTCCAGTGTCGGTTTGGTTTACAATCCTCCTGGGTGGTGTGATTTTCACCATTTATAAGGAATCTAAAAAGCCATTTTCAGAATCCAAACAGACAGTCCTAATTGTTGGAACATTGCTCTATGCATGCTATTGGGTCATGCTTTTGACACTGTATGTGGTTCTCATCAATAAGTGTGGCAGGCGGAAGAAGGGACAACAGTATGACATGGTGCTCGATGTATGA